Proteins encoded by one window of Silvibacterium dinghuense:
- a CDS encoding HAD family hydrolase, giving the protein MSTDFRKYASGQTLLVDADDTLWENNIYFERSIAAFISYVDHHEYSREEVREKLNEVERENTRLHGYGLTSFRQSLVTCFERLSGESITPEKHERIVSFVQSIADQEIELLPGVAETIPELASRHRLILMTKGAEAEQADKLTRSGLASYFTGVEIPKEKNAAAYHAVVAKYELAPHSTWMIGNSPKSDINPALSAGLHAIYIHHPGTWVLEQDALTKPGAEQKLLDLRNFAELLKHF; this is encoded by the coding sequence ATGTCGACAGACTTCCGGAAATACGCATCGGGGCAGACGCTGCTGGTGGACGCCGACGACACCCTCTGGGAAAACAATATCTATTTTGAGCGCTCGATTGCCGCATTTATCTCTTATGTGGATCACCATGAGTACTCCCGCGAAGAGGTTCGGGAGAAGCTCAACGAAGTGGAGCGCGAGAATACACGCCTGCACGGGTATGGGCTGACCAGTTTCCGGCAATCGCTGGTGACCTGTTTCGAGCGGCTCTCCGGCGAGTCCATCACCCCGGAAAAGCATGAGCGGATTGTGAGCTTCGTACAGTCGATTGCAGATCAGGAGATTGAGCTGCTACCGGGTGTCGCCGAGACGATTCCGGAGCTGGCCAGCCGCCACCGGCTGATTCTGATGACCAAAGGCGCAGAGGCCGAGCAGGCAGACAAACTGACACGCTCCGGGCTGGCGAGCTACTTTACCGGCGTCGAGATTCCGAAGGAAAAGAATGCGGCCGCCTACCATGCCGTGGTGGCGAAGTATGAGCTCGCGCCGCACTCGACCTGGATGATCGGAAACAGCCCGAAGTCGGACATCAATCCGGCGCTTTCCGCGGGACTGCATGCGATCTACATCCACCACCCTGGTACCTGGGTGCTGGAACAGGATGCGCTGACAAAGCCGGGCGCAGAGCAGAAGTTGTTGGATTTAAGGAATTTTGCGGAATTGCTCAAGCATTTCTGA
- a CDS encoding ATP-dependent Clp protease ATP-binding subunit, with product MFERYTEKARRVIFFARYEASQFGSPYIETEHLLLGLLREDKALTNRFLRSHASVESIRKQIEGHTTIREKVSTSVDLPLSNECKRVLAYAAEEAERLSHKHIGTEHLLLGLLREEKCFAAEILHERGLKLIAIREELARTTQEKPQQQQRSRDQSLLAEFSRDLTQAAMDNQLDPLVGRDQEVERVVQILCRRTKNNPVLIGEPGVGKTAIVEGLAQRIADGDVPSFLAEKRVLALDLSLIVAGTKYRGQFEERLKTIMKELMENQNSIIFIDELHTLVGAGSAEGSLDAANILKPALSRGEIQCIGATTPAEYRKSIEKDRSLERRFQAVKVPPPNEEDAVKIIMGIKDRYEKFHAVSYTDDSIEFAVSHSNRYIPDRFLPDKAIDLIDEAGARVKLRQTSLPEEITEVQKRIKFIVHRMENAIANHEFEKARFYSDEERKERENLRALRDKYHLDDSTAGIVSREDIEDVVSRWTGVPITSIKEEETQKLLRVEEELHKRVISQEKAISALARAIRRSRAGLKSPHRPIGSFLFLGPTGVGKTEMARTLAQFLFGSEKSLIRFDMSEFMEKHSVSKLIGSPPGYVGYEEGGQLTERVKRSPYSVVLLDEIEKAHPDVFNILLQVFEDGQLTDGLGNTVDFKNTIIIMTSNIGARHLQRKQGLGFQSEREELVMEKIEELVKNEVKRTFNPEFLNRIDEIILFQSLTDADLIQIIELLLAQLNANLVQKAITISVTEDAKKWILDKTMIDRSYGARPLRRALQRYVEDPLSEALIAGGITERPAFLEVYLENNQLYYRPIGKEGAEKTEGILLFS from the coding sequence ATGTTCGAACGCTATACAGAAAAAGCACGGCGCGTCATCTTCTTCGCGCGGTATGAGGCAAGCCAGTTCGGGTCCCCATACATCGAAACCGAGCACCTGCTGCTCGGGCTTCTGCGTGAGGACAAGGCGCTGACCAACCGCTTCCTTCGCTCTCACGCCTCGGTGGAATCCATTCGCAAGCAGATCGAGGGCCACACCACCATCCGTGAGAAGGTGTCTACCTCGGTCGATCTGCCGCTCTCCAATGAATGCAAGCGCGTGCTGGCCTATGCGGCCGAAGAGGCCGAGAGGCTCTCGCACAAGCACATTGGGACCGAACATCTCTTACTGGGCCTGCTGCGCGAAGAGAAGTGCTTCGCGGCAGAGATTCTGCACGAGCGCGGCCTGAAGCTGATTGCCATCCGCGAAGAGCTGGCCCGTACTACGCAGGAGAAGCCGCAACAGCAGCAGCGCAGCCGCGACCAGAGCCTGCTGGCGGAGTTTTCGCGTGATCTGACCCAGGCGGCGATGGACAACCAGCTCGATCCCTTGGTCGGCCGCGACCAGGAAGTCGAACGCGTCGTTCAGATCCTGTGCCGCCGCACCAAGAACAATCCGGTGCTGATCGGCGAGCCGGGCGTCGGCAAGACGGCCATTGTGGAAGGTCTCGCGCAGCGCATTGCCGACGGCGACGTGCCGAGTTTCCTCGCGGAGAAGCGCGTACTGGCGCTCGATCTTTCGCTGATCGTCGCCGGCACCAAGTACCGCGGCCAGTTCGAAGAACGCCTCAAAACCATCATGAAGGAGCTGATGGAGAATCAGAACTCCATCATCTTTATCGACGAGCTGCATACGCTGGTGGGCGCGGGTTCGGCCGAGGGCTCGCTCGACGCCGCCAACATTCTCAAGCCGGCTCTCTCTCGCGGCGAGATTCAGTGCATCGGCGCAACCACGCCGGCCGAATATCGCAAGTCGATTGAGAAGGACCGCTCGCTCGAGCGCCGTTTCCAGGCCGTCAAGGTGCCGCCTCCGAACGAAGAGGACGCGGTCAAGATCATCATGGGCATCAAGGACCGCTACGAGAAGTTCCACGCGGTCAGCTATACCGATGACTCCATCGAGTTCGCGGTCTCGCACTCGAACCGTTACATTCCGGATCGCTTTCTGCCGGACAAGGCGATCGACCTGATCGACGAGGCGGGTGCGCGCGTGAAGCTGCGCCAGACCTCCCTGCCGGAGGAGATTACCGAGGTCCAGAAGCGGATCAAGTTCATCGTTCACCGGATGGAGAACGCCATCGCGAACCACGAGTTCGAGAAGGCGCGCTTCTACTCCGACGAGGAACGCAAGGAGCGCGAGAATCTGCGCGCGCTGCGCGACAAGTATCACCTCGACGACTCGACCGCGGGCATCGTCTCGCGCGAGGATATCGAGGACGTGGTGAGCCGCTGGACGGGTGTGCCCATCACCTCGATCAAGGAAGAAGAGACGCAGAAGCTGCTGCGCGTCGAGGAAGAGCTGCACAAGCGCGTCATCTCGCAGGAGAAGGCCATCTCGGCTCTGGCTCGCGCGATTCGCCGCTCGCGCGCCGGACTCAAATCGCCGCACCGGCCGATCGGTTCGTTCCTGTTCCTCGGACCGACGGGCGTCGGCAAGACGGAGATGGCGCGCACGCTGGCCCAGTTCCTCTTCGGCTCGGAGAAGTCGCTCATCCGCTTCGATATGTCGGAGTTCATGGAGAAGCATTCGGTCTCGAAGCTGATCGGTTCGCCTCCGGGCTACGTGGGCTACGAGGAGGGCGGACAGCTCACGGAACGCGTGAAGCGCTCGCCGTACTCGGTGGTCCTGCTCGACGAAATCGAGAAGGCGCATCCGGATGTCTTCAACATCCTGCTGCAGGTTTTTGAAGATGGTCAGCTGACGGACGGCCTGGGCAACACGGTCGACTTCAAGAACACGATCATCATCATGACCTCGAACATCGGTGCGCGCCACCTGCAGCGTAAGCAGGGTCTCGGCTTCCAGAGCGAGCGCGAAGAGCTGGTGATGGAGAAGATCGAAGAGCTGGTCAAGAACGAGGTGAAGCGTACCTTCAACCCCGAGTTCCTGAACCGTATCGACGAGATCATCCTCTTCCAGTCGCTGACCGATGCCGACCTGATTCAGATCATCGAGCTGCTGCTGGCGCAGCTCAATGCCAATCTGGTGCAGAAGGCGATCACCATCTCGGTGACGGAGGATGCGAAGAAGTGGATTCTCGACAAGACGATGATCGACCGCAGCTATGGAGCGCGTCCGCTGCGCCGCGCTCTGCAGCGCTACGTGGAAGATCCGCTCTCGGAGGCGCTCATCGCGGGCGGCATCACCGAGCGTCCAGCCTTCCTCGAGGTCTATCTCGAGAACAACCAGCTCTACTATCGTCCGATCGGCAAGGAAGGCGCAGAGAAGACGGAAGGCATCCTGCTCTTTAGCTAA
- the rpsD gene encoding 30S ribosomal protein S4, whose translation MSDRKKFKIQRALGIELPGLGKPGALEKRNSPPGQHGRLKKRSKSQFALQLMEKQKLLFHYGLREEQLRRFVRKARSLNTANWIESLIGLLERRLDNVVFRLGFARSISAARQLVSHGHVTVNGRRQTIGSMVLRPGEVVSLSERGLQMDVVQTSLRAPRLTMPSFLQYQNPSTPDRGVVLSIPGTAHVPFEFNSNQVAEYYAKRGV comes from the coding sequence ATGAGCGATCGGAAAAAATTCAAGATCCAGCGTGCGCTGGGAATCGAGCTCCCGGGGCTGGGCAAGCCCGGAGCACTGGAAAAGCGGAACTCCCCCCCGGGACAGCACGGCCGCCTCAAGAAACGCAGCAAGAGCCAGTTTGCGCTGCAGCTCATGGAAAAGCAGAAGCTGCTCTTCCACTATGGCCTGCGTGAGGAGCAGCTCCGCCGCTTCGTACGCAAGGCGCGCAGCCTGAATACGGCCAACTGGATCGAGAGCCTCATCGGCCTGCTCGAACGCCGCCTCGACAACGTCGTCTTCCGCCTCGGCTTTGCGCGCAGCATTTCTGCCGCCCGCCAGCTGGTTTCGCACGGACACGTGACCGTCAATGGCCGCCGCCAGACCATCGGCTCCATGGTGCTCCGTCCCGGCGAGGTCGTCTCGCTCTCCGAGCGTGGCCTGCAGATGGACGTCGTGCAGACATCGCTGCGCGCGCCGCGGCTCACGATGCCGTCTTTTCTTCAGTACCAGAATCCTTCCACGCCGGATCGTGGCGTGGTGTTGTCCATCCCGGGAACAGCGCATGTGCCCTTCGAATTCAACAGCAACCAGGTCGCCGAGTACTACGCCAAGCGCGGCGTTTAA
- a CDS encoding carbonic anhydrase yields MECNDGVAQGRNEAFRTSRRSFLGTGLAGGVASLIAGLAAEEAFAPRASAQTPLTPDEALKELMDGNARFVEGRLTSFEHDLQILKSHTVDKQEPFAALLSCADSRVPVELIFDQSIGHLFVTRVAGNMATPEIIGSLEYGAAVLGTKVILVLGHASCGAVKATMQGKAVPGQISSLFPHIQPAVDKAGHDLEMAIAENARIQATLLREASPVLAEMVREDHLKIVAGTYDLGTGRVTLLEG; encoded by the coding sequence ATGGAATGCAATGATGGCGTTGCGCAAGGACGGAATGAGGCTTTCCGAACCTCCCGGCGCAGTTTTCTGGGCACCGGGCTGGCGGGTGGCGTGGCATCGCTGATTGCGGGCCTGGCCGCGGAAGAGGCATTTGCACCCCGAGCTTCTGCACAGACACCGCTGACCCCTGACGAAGCACTGAAAGAGCTGATGGACGGCAATGCGCGGTTTGTCGAAGGGCGGCTGACGAGCTTCGAGCACGACCTGCAGATATTGAAGAGCCACACCGTGGACAAGCAGGAGCCTTTCGCCGCTCTGCTCTCCTGTGCGGACTCACGCGTTCCGGTGGAGCTGATCTTCGATCAGAGCATCGGGCATCTGTTTGTGACCCGTGTGGCGGGGAATATGGCGACGCCGGAGATCATCGGCAGCCTGGAGTACGGCGCGGCCGTGTTGGGGACAAAGGTGATCCTGGTTCTGGGACATGCGAGTTGCGGTGCCGTGAAGGCGACGATGCAGGGCAAAGCGGTGCCGGGACAGATCAGCTCGCTGTTTCCGCATATTCAGCCGGCAGTGGACAAGGCGGGACATGACCTCGAGATGGCGATTGCGGAGAATGCGAGGATTCAGGCCACGCTGCTGCGCGAAGCATCGCCAGTGCTGGCTGAAATGGTTCGTGAAGACCATCTGAAGATCGTGGCAGGCACCTATGACCTCGGCACGGGCCGGGTGACGCTGCTGGAGGGATAG
- a CDS encoding alpha-L-rhamnosidase C-terminal domain-containing protein — protein sequence MAAHWPAEWVTCPGAPARDPGVYVFRRQITLAAVPAHYWVHVSGDNRYLLHVNGQYAAEGPARGDVFHWRFETVDLAPLLHAGKNTLAALVWNFGTDAPVAQMSYRTGFLMQGDTAAEDAVDTGSAWQVHEEQGRAETKLNSSAGYFGAGPSERIDGRVLDWRWDAEESAATWQTAEPIGHAATREALDAPTAWELVPDELPPMEHRLTDAGVVVRVEGELAGAKAFPGMPVVIPAHTHVKLLLDHRVLQTAYPELITSGGRDADIHITYAEALYDAQGNKGDRNETAGRQIQGLTDEFLPDGGEHRRFSPLWWRTWRYLQVDVTTQDQPLKLDALRAWFTAYPFEERAKIDGDIPQLDAIFATGWRTARLCAHETYMDAPYWEQLQYVGDTRIQALISYAMSGDSRLAKQAIENIDDSRTPEGITESRYPSGMPQLIPPFSLLWVGMVHDYWMYVDDEALVKQMLPHTRTVLDWFTARQRPDGLLGKMLWWEFGDWTSGYPYGTPPQDADGGSTFLTLQFVAALQEARELELKFGSAERAAQYEAMIERAREAVNRESFDAASGLYADTPEKKSFSTEANVLAVLTDTAPKASLAEVIRRVLASQERNAVTLDGKPVPPMSQMSFYFRFYLARAMVHAGVGDLYLEQLGPWRQMLKMGLSTWAEMPEPTRSDCHAWSASPNFDLLTVVAGIAPDAPGFRRVRIAPHLGGLSHLEAAMPHGDGEIQVAYVRHGQGWTAKVTLPAGLEGSLVWNGQEHALHAGEQELSLPANTP from the coding sequence ATGGCAGCGCACTGGCCTGCGGAGTGGGTTACCTGTCCTGGGGCGCCGGCGCGCGATCCCGGGGTGTATGTCTTCCGCAGGCAGATCACGCTGGCCGCCGTCCCCGCGCATTACTGGGTGCATGTTTCGGGCGATAACCGCTATCTGCTGCATGTGAACGGGCAGTATGCGGCGGAAGGTCCGGCACGCGGCGACGTCTTTCACTGGCGCTTCGAAACCGTTGATCTGGCGCCGCTGCTGCATGCGGGAAAAAACACCCTGGCCGCGCTGGTGTGGAATTTCGGCACGGATGCGCCGGTGGCGCAGATGAGCTATCGCACCGGCTTCCTGATGCAGGGAGACACGGCTGCCGAGGATGCAGTGGATACGGGCTCGGCATGGCAGGTGCACGAAGAACAGGGCCGCGCCGAGACGAAGCTGAATTCCTCGGCGGGCTACTTTGGCGCTGGACCATCCGAGCGTATCGACGGCCGGGTGCTCGACTGGCGTTGGGATGCGGAGGAGTCGGCAGCAACATGGCAGACGGCGGAGCCGATCGGGCACGCGGCGACGCGAGAGGCTTTAGACGCGCCGACAGCCTGGGAGCTGGTTCCGGATGAGCTGCCTCCGATGGAGCATCGGCTGACGGACGCAGGCGTGGTGGTGCGTGTCGAGGGTGAACTGGCGGGAGCGAAGGCCTTCCCCGGCATGCCGGTGGTGATTCCTGCGCACACGCATGTGAAGCTGCTGCTCGATCATCGTGTGCTGCAGACGGCGTATCCCGAGCTCATCACGAGCGGAGGGCGAGACGCCGACATCCACATCACCTATGCCGAGGCGCTTTACGACGCGCAGGGCAACAAGGGCGATCGCAATGAGACCGCGGGCAGGCAGATTCAGGGCCTCACCGATGAATTTCTCCCCGATGGCGGCGAGCATCGCAGGTTTTCACCCTTGTGGTGGCGGACATGGCGGTATCTGCAGGTGGATGTGACGACGCAGGATCAGCCGCTGAAGCTCGACGCACTGCGGGCGTGGTTCACCGCGTATCCGTTTGAGGAGCGGGCGAAGATCGACGGCGATATTCCGCAGCTCGATGCGATCTTCGCAACCGGCTGGCGCACGGCGCGGCTCTGCGCGCATGAAACATACATGGATGCGCCGTACTGGGAGCAGTTGCAATATGTCGGCGACACGCGCATTCAGGCTCTGATCTCCTATGCGATGAGTGGGGACAGCCGGCTGGCGAAGCAGGCGATTGAGAACATTGACGACTCGCGGACACCGGAAGGCATCACGGAGAGCCGGTACCCTTCGGGCATGCCTCAGCTCATTCCTCCCTTTTCGCTGCTGTGGGTGGGAATGGTGCACGACTACTGGATGTACGTGGACGATGAGGCGCTGGTGAAGCAGATGCTTCCGCACACACGCACGGTGCTGGACTGGTTTACCGCGCGGCAGCGCCCCGACGGGCTGCTGGGCAAGATGCTGTGGTGGGAGTTCGGAGATTGGACCTCCGGCTATCCGTACGGCACGCCGCCACAGGATGCGGATGGGGGATCGACCTTCCTCACGCTGCAGTTTGTCGCAGCGCTGCAGGAGGCGCGGGAGCTGGAGCTGAAGTTCGGCAGCGCCGAGCGGGCGGCGCAGTATGAGGCGATGATCGAGCGGGCAAGGGAAGCGGTGAATCGCGAGAGCTTCGATGCGGCATCGGGGCTTTATGCGGATACGCCGGAGAAGAAGAGCTTCAGCACGGAAGCGAATGTGCTGGCTGTGCTGACGGACACGGCGCCGAAGGCATCGCTGGCCGAGGTGATCCGGCGCGTGCTGGCATCGCAGGAGAGAAATGCAGTCACGCTGGATGGCAAGCCTGTTCCGCCGATGTCCCAGATGAGTTTCTACTTCCGCTTCTATCTTGCGCGGGCCATGGTGCATGCCGGCGTGGGTGATCTCTATCTCGAGCAACTGGGGCCGTGGCGGCAGATGTTGAAGATGGGGCTGAGCACCTGGGCGGAGATGCCGGAGCCGACGCGCTCGGATTGTCATGCGTGGTCTGCGAGTCCGAATTTCGACCTGCTGACCGTGGTCGCAGGGATTGCGCCGGATGCGCCGGGCTTCCGGCGGGTGCGGATTGCACCGCATCTTGGCGGGCTGAGCCATCTCGAAGCAGCGATGCCGCATGGCGATGGGGAGATCCAGGTGGCTTATGTGCGGCATGGCCAGGGCTGGACGGCGAAGGTTACATTGCCGGCCGGACTGGAGGGCAGCCTGGTATGGAATGGGCAGGAGCATGCCCTGCATGCCGGTGAGCAGGAGCTGAGTCTGCCGGCCAATACGCCATAA
- a CDS encoding M28 family metallopeptidase, which produces MRRSLPARRSLLIAATTALLPIALTAQTALTPPDSVFGYKDFSTQAKIDQTFLAVPDAKLAGEELKTLTAVPHIASSKEDYATAQYVAKKFKAAGLETTIVPYKVWLNLPAESKITATTADGKPLMSGPTPEHVSHDPFQDDPRVIMPFNGSSASGDVTADVVYANYGRPEDFQKLADAGIDIAGKIVIVRYGMNFRGVKAYIAQEKHAAGLVIYSDPADDGYFRGDKYPNGPYRPDTGVQRGSIQYMFKYPGDPTTPGIASTPDLPMSKRIPPSQATSQPTIPSIPISYHDAAPILEAMKGATVPHGWQGALPFTYHLGGAGAVKVHLVLKQDYQYRTIWDVIGKIPGTEAPNDWVVAGNHRDAWVYGAVDPNSGTAAMLESVHGIGELLKQGWRPRRTIVFASWDAEEEGLIGSTEWAEGHADELAHAVAYFNTDVGVSGPNFDASAVPSLKEFIRQVTKEVPSPKGGSVYDQWKKQQDQRPALGVQEHASKESAHLDNDVEIGDLGSGSDFTPFIQHLGVPSSDIGSGGPYGVYHSVFDNYAWFTMNADPTFVYEQEMARVFGLEVLHMADADVLPYDYVTYAREIEEYIGAAKKKAQTEGLTLDTSAAEDATKQFLAAAKAIKAKQDHPSGNDAALNTSLRATEGDFLSAAGLPNRPWFKHTVYAPGEYTGYAAVVIPGVNEALDAKKAEQAQAQLAVLTEAIQRAAATLEKAGE; this is translated from the coding sequence TTGCGCCGTTCTCTGCCCGCTCGCCGCTCTCTCCTCATTGCCGCCACCACTGCTCTGCTTCCCATCGCGCTCACCGCGCAAACGGCCCTCACCCCGCCTGACTCCGTCTTCGGCTACAAGGATTTCTCCACGCAGGCAAAGATCGACCAGACCTTCCTGGCTGTACCCGATGCAAAGCTCGCCGGCGAGGAGTTGAAGACGCTCACCGCCGTGCCGCATATCGCATCCTCCAAAGAGGACTACGCCACTGCGCAGTACGTCGCCAAAAAGTTCAAGGCCGCGGGTCTCGAGACGACGATCGTCCCCTACAAGGTGTGGCTGAACCTGCCCGCCGAGTCGAAAATCACCGCCACCACCGCCGACGGCAAGCCGCTCATGTCCGGCCCCACGCCTGAGCACGTCTCGCACGATCCCTTCCAGGACGATCCCCGCGTGATCATGCCCTTCAACGGCTCGTCGGCCTCGGGCGACGTGACCGCCGACGTGGTCTACGCCAATTACGGCCGTCCCGAAGACTTCCAGAAGCTCGCCGATGCCGGCATCGATATTGCCGGCAAGATCGTCATCGTCCGCTACGGCATGAATTTCCGCGGCGTCAAGGCCTACATCGCGCAGGAGAAGCACGCCGCCGGCCTCGTCATTTACTCCGACCCCGCCGACGACGGCTACTTCCGCGGCGACAAATATCCCAACGGCCCCTACCGCCCGGACACCGGCGTGCAGCGCGGCTCCATCCAGTACATGTTCAAGTACCCCGGCGACCCGACAACGCCCGGTATTGCTTCGACGCCCGACCTTCCCATGTCGAAGCGCATTCCTCCCTCGCAGGCCACCAGCCAGCCGACCATCCCGTCGATCCCCATCTCCTACCATGATGCGGCGCCCATCCTCGAGGCCATGAAAGGTGCAACCGTGCCCCACGGATGGCAGGGCGCGTTGCCCTTCACCTATCACCTCGGCGGTGCGGGCGCGGTCAAGGTCCACCTCGTCCTCAAGCAGGACTACCAGTACCGCACCATCTGGGACGTCATCGGCAAGATTCCCGGCACCGAGGCGCCGAACGACTGGGTCGTCGCCGGCAACCATCGCGACGCCTGGGTCTACGGCGCCGTCGACCCAAACAGTGGCACCGCCGCCATGCTCGAATCGGTGCATGGCATCGGCGAGCTGCTGAAGCAGGGATGGAGGCCCAGGCGCACCATCGTCTTCGCCAGCTGGGATGCAGAGGAGGAAGGCCTCATCGGCTCGACCGAGTGGGCCGAAGGCCACGCAGACGAACTCGCGCACGCCGTCGCCTACTTCAACACCGACGTCGGCGTTTCCGGCCCCAACTTCGATGCCAGCGCCGTGCCCTCGCTTAAGGAATTCATTCGCCAGGTCACGAAAGAAGTACCGAGCCCCAAGGGAGGCAGCGTCTACGACCAGTGGAAGAAGCAGCAGGACCAGCGCCCGGCGCTCGGCGTGCAGGAACATGCCTCGAAGGAATCCGCGCATCTCGACAACGATGTCGAGATCGGAGATCTTGGCTCAGGCTCCGACTTCACACCGTTCATCCAGCACCTTGGCGTGCCTTCGTCCGATATCGGCTCGGGCGGTCCCTACGGCGTCTACCACTCGGTCTTTGATAACTACGCCTGGTTCACCATGAACGCCGACCCCACCTTCGTCTACGAACAGGAAATGGCGCGTGTCTTCGGTCTCGAAGTGCTGCATATGGCCGACGCCGACGTGCTGCCTTACGACTACGTGACCTACGCCCGTGAGATCGAGGAATACATCGGCGCCGCGAAGAAGAAGGCGCAGACTGAGGGTCTCACTCTCGACACCTCCGCCGCCGAAGACGCGACGAAGCAGTTTCTCGCAGCGGCTAAGGCGATCAAGGCAAAGCAGGATCACCCCTCCGGTAACGACGCTGCTCTCAACACCAGCCTCCGCGCCACTGAAGGCGACTTCCTCTCTGCCGCCGGCCTGCCCAACCGCCCGTGGTTCAAGCACACCGTCTACGCGCCCGGCGAATACACCGGCTACGCGGCCGTCGTCATCCCCGGCGTAAACGAGGCGCTCGACGCGAAGAAGGCCGAGCAGGCCCAGGCGCAGCTGGCCGTGTTGACCGAGGCCATCCAGCGTGCCGCGGCCACACTCGAAAAGGCCGGAGAATAG
- the secG gene encoding preprotein translocase subunit SecG, with product MTFLYYLFIVVHVIVCLFLIAVILLQQGKSADLAGAFGGQGSQTAFGPRSAANLLTRTTTWAAVIFMVTSIGLTILMQKHAGSGHSVLEGTPTTQSAPAKK from the coding sequence ATGACCTTCCTGTATTACCTTTTCATTGTGGTCCATGTGATTGTGTGCCTGTTCCTGATTGCAGTCATTCTGCTGCAGCAGGGCAAGAGCGCTGATCTGGCCGGTGCTTTCGGTGGACAGGGTTCGCAGACAGCCTTCGGTCCCCGCTCGGCGGCCAACCTGCTGACGCGCACCACGACCTGGGCCGCGGTCATCTTCATGGTTACCTCGATCGGTCTCACCATCCTGATGCAGAAGCATGCAGGGTCGGGCCACTCGGTGCTCGAGGGCACGCCGACGACGCAGAGTGCTCCGGCGAAGAAGTAA
- a CDS encoding YdeI/OmpD-associated family protein, with protein sequence MTKAAKKRFKATLVAEKSGLGWTVAYLPAGFTDDWDAGATPKVRGEINGFAFRTSLFSNGKGALYLLVNKRMQKEAKVVAGALAEFTLELDEDERTVVVPAEMKRVLQGEAALRRWWEKLPYSFHKYVADQVAAPKSEAARRRRAEDFGEILLNMMEGERETPPILEAAFVRTPLARAGWEKMTPAQRRGHLWGIFYYKSPESRQKRAQKAIDEAVRIAKKGTGGEV encoded by the coding sequence ATGACAAAGGCCGCAAAGAAGCGTTTCAAGGCCACGCTGGTGGCAGAAAAATCGGGACTCGGCTGGACGGTCGCCTATCTGCCTGCGGGGTTCACCGACGACTGGGATGCCGGTGCGACGCCGAAGGTCCGTGGTGAGATCAATGGCTTCGCGTTCCGGACCTCGCTGTTCTCAAATGGCAAGGGCGCGCTCTATCTGTTGGTAAACAAGCGGATGCAGAAAGAGGCAAAGGTTGTGGCCGGGGCTCTGGCCGAGTTCACGCTGGAGCTCGACGAAGACGAGCGGACGGTGGTGGTTCCCGCGGAGATGAAGCGCGTGCTTCAGGGCGAGGCAGCGCTGCGGCGCTGGTGGGAGAAGCTGCCGTACAGCTTTCACAAGTATGTTGCAGATCAGGTAGCCGCTCCGAAGAGCGAAGCGGCGCGCAGGAGGCGTGCGGAGGACTTTGGGGAGATTCTGCTGAACATGATGGAGGGCGAGCGCGAGACGCCCCCGATTCTCGAAGCAGCATTTGTACGGACTCCGCTGGCGCGCGCGGGCTGGGAAAAGATGACCCCGGCACAGCGGCGCGGACACCTGTGGGGCATCTTCTACTACAAGTCGCCGGAGAGCCGGCAGAAACGCGCGCAGAAGGCCATTGACGAGGCCGTGCGGATCGCAAAGAAGGGTACAGGAGGCGAGGTGTAG
- a CDS encoding BrxA/BrxB family bacilliredoxin, translating into MYPEIMVIPMREELTRVGIKEARTPADVDAALAQPGTTMLVVNSICGCAAGKMRPGVRLALQNSVVPDQSITVFAGQDREATERARSYFDGNPPTSPAVAILRDGKLVYLMQRFVIESNTAPAIAGELARAFNEYCAKTTA; encoded by the coding sequence ATGTATCCCGAGATCATGGTTATCCCGATGCGTGAAGAGCTCACGCGCGTAGGCATCAAAGAAGCGCGCACGCCGGCGGACGTCGACGCAGCGCTGGCACAGCCGGGCACGACGATGCTGGTGGTCAACTCGATCTGCGGCTGCGCTGCGGGTAAGATGCGCCCTGGCGTGCGTCTGGCTCTGCAGAACAGTGTCGTTCCCGATCAGTCGATCACGGTCTTTGCCGGTCAGGATCGCGAAGCCACCGAGCGCGCCCGCTCGTATTTCGACGGCAATCCGCCGACCTCGCCGGCTGTGGCCATTCTGCGCGACGGCAAGCTGGTGTACCTGATGCAGCGCTTCGTCATCGAGTCGAACACGGCGCCGGCCATTGCGGGCGAACTGGCTCGCGCCTTCAACGAATACTGCGCGAAGACCACGGCGTAA